Below is a window of Paraburkholderia kururiensis DNA.
TTCCTACTTCCCGCGCTGGCGTACCCAGCCTGGCGCCGCGCACCGTGTGGTCGCGACCGACGAACGGCTGCCTTGGCCGCAGATGCTGGCCATGGGCGTGCAGCACGTCGTCGCCATGTTTGGCGCCACGGTGCTCGCGCCGCTGCTGATGGGCTTCGATCCGAACCTTTGCATCTTCATGTCGGGCATCGGCACGCTGATCTTCTTCGTGATCGTGGGCGGGCGGGTGCCGAGCTATCTCGGGTCCAGCTTCGCGTTCATCGGTCTCGTGATTGCCGTGACCGGCTACAGCGGCCACGGACCGAATCCGAACATTCCGCTCGCGCTGGGCGGCATCGTGGCGTGCGGGGTGGTGTACGCGGTGATCGGGCTCATCGTTTCCGCGGTGGGCACGCAATGGATCGAAACGTTGATGCCGCCTGTCGTGACGGGCGCGATCGTCGCCGTGATCGGGCTCAACCTCGCGCCGATCGCCGTGAAGGGCGTGAGCGGTTCGTCGTTCGACTCGTGGATGGCGCTCGTCACCGTGCTGTGCGTGGGCGGCGTGGCCGTGTTTGCGCGCGGCATGCTGCAACGGCTGCTGATCCTCGTGGGACTCATCATCGCGTACGTGATCTATGCCGTCGTCACGAACGGCCTTGGCCTGGGCAAGCCGATCGACTTTGCCGTGGTGGCCAACGCCGCCTGGTTCGGCATGCCGCACTTCGCGGCGCCCGTGTTCGACGCGCACGCCGTCACGCTGCTTGCGCCCATCGCCGTGATCCTCGTGGCCGAGAACCTGGGTCACATCAAGGCCGTGAGCGCGATGACGGGGCAGAACCTGGACCGCTATATCGGCCGTGCGTTCATCGGCGACGGGCTGGCCACCGTGGTGTCCGGCTTCGCGGGCGGCACGGGCGTGACGACTTACGCGGAAAACATCGGCGTGATGGCCGTGACGAAGATCTACTCGACGCTCGTGTTCGTGGTGGCCGCGGTGATCGCGCTCGTGCTTGGCTTCTCGCCGAAGTTCGGCGCCGTGATCCAGACCATTCCAGGCCCGGTGCTGGGCGGGGTCTCGATCGTCGTGTTCGGGCTGATCGCGGTGACGGGCGCACGCATCTGGGTGGTCAACAAGGTGGACTTCTCGGACAACCGCAATCTGATCGTCGCGGCCGTCACGCTCGTGCTGGGCGCGGGGGACTTCTCCTTGAAGCTCGGCAACTTCGGCCTGGGCGGCATCGGCACCGCGACGTTCGGCGCCATCATTCTCTACGCGCTGCTGCGTCGCAAGCCGGCGCAGCAGGCGGCGGTTTAACGCGCTGTCTTAAACCGCTGTTGCTCGACTCGTGCGGCACGGCCGCCGCGCGAGTCTTCTGCTTGCAGTGGACGTGCCGCTAGTTCTCACTCGTGCCCGCGTCCCCGCGAAGTCAGTGCCGTCTCGGACCAGTCGACTTCGCGCATCAGCTTGTTCAGCGTTTCGTCGTTGATCTTCTGTTCGTTGCGTTGCGCGAGCAGCGCCGCGCGTTCGGCGCGCATCGCGGCAAGCCGCATCTGCAATTCCAGCGCCTCGGCACGTCGCGCTTCGGCGCGCTTGCCCGCGTCGTCGTCGCCCAGTGTCGCGAGGCGTCGTCGATAGATGTCCATCACGCGAGCGGCCACGTCGGTGGCAGAGGCGGCCTCGGCTTCGTCCAGATCGGCGCAGACCTTTTCGTGCTGCTGATCCACCGCGCGAATCGCGGCCTGCGCGGCGAGCGTGCGGGCCGCGCGCTCCTCGGCGGCGTGCGGGTCGCGGCCGCGCAGCGTCACGCCGCGCAACAGCAACGGCAACGCCACCACGGCGACGATCAGCGACACGAAAATCACGCCCGACGCGATGAAGATTGCCGTATCCCGCCCCGGCAGCGGCTGGCCGTCGGAGAGCGCGACGGGCAGCGAAAGCGCGCCCGCCAGCGTGATTGCGCCGCGCACGCCGGCAAAGGTGGTGATGGACACGGTGCGCAGCCCCGGCACTGCGTTCGCCACACCGTGCTTCGCCGCGCTGCGGCTGGCGAACCAGCGCAGCAGCCAGACCCATACGAAGCGGATGGCGTAGAGCGCGGCCAGCACCGCGGCCACGTAGCCGATCAATTGCCAGAACTGCGCGCGGCCCGCGTGATGCGCGTCCACGAGCGCCTTGCCGATGATGAGCGGGAACTCCAGCCCGAGCAGCGTGAACACCATGCCGTTGAACACGAATTCGAGCATGGTCCACGTGCTCGCGCCGCGCACGCGCGCCGAGACGGGGCCGCTGTGCGCGAAGTCGGTGGAATTCATCGTCATGCCGGCCGATACCGCCGCAAGCACGCCGGACCACCCGAAGTGTTCCGCGAGCAGATAGGAGGCGAACGGCACGAGCATGGTCATGATGACGCCCGGCGCGGGGTCGCCGTCCGCTGACAACGCGAAGAAGCGCGCGAACGCGAAGGCGAAGATCCAGCCGATGGCGATGCCGACAGCCAGCCCGCCCGCCGCAATGACGAGAAAGCTCAGCGACGCCTCGTGCAGCGAGAACACGCCCGTGAGCGCGGCGGCCACCGCGAACTTCAGCGCGACGAGGCCCGACGCGTCGTTCATCAACGCCTCGCCTTCCAGGATGTGCATGAGCTGCGCGGGAATGCGTCCCTTGCCGGCGATGGCCGACAGCGCGACTGCGTCGGTAGGCGAGAGCACTGCGGCCAGCGCGAACGCGACGGGCAGCGAAATGACCGGCACCAACGCGTGAATGAAATACCCGACCGCGAGCACGGTGGCGAACACGAGGCCGAGCGCGAGCATGAGAATCGCGCGCCGCTGCATGAAGAACTCGCGCTTGGGAATGCGCCAGCCGTCGCCGAAGAGCAGCGGCGGCACGAACAGCAGCATGAAGATTTCGGGATCGAAGGTGACGTCCACATGCAGCCGGGGCCACGCGAGTACGGCGCCCAGGGCGATTTGCACGAGCGGCAGCGGAAGCGTGAAAGGCAGCACGCGCACGAGAGCGCCGGAGAGCGCGACCGCGAGCAGAAGAATCAGGACGACAAAGACGGTTTCCATCGTTTGTGTGCGCGAGGACACCGAAGTGCCGTTGTTCTTGTGCGCAGCATGAGTCAACGAGGCTGAAGTGTAGCCTGGGGTTATGGCGCGCCGCGCCGTGGGGGGACACCGCAGCGCGCCTCGCCTCGCGTGCAGCAAATAACGCTTGAAAAGCCGCTCGAAACGAAACACGGCGCGCATCGCCGATGCACCAGCCGCGTGCACGCGTGCCCGCTCGCGACGCATGCGCAGTGCCGCCGGTGCAGCGGCTTATGCCGCGTTCATCGGAACACGGGCCGTAGTGCGCATGGACCTTGCTTTACTCCCCGCTGACGACGTACACCGCGAGACCGCACGCCATCGGCGGCGCGAGAGCCGCGCCTACACCGGCGACGAGGCTCGCACGAGAGGAACGCATGACCATCGAGCAACAGGAACGAACTTTCGCCGTACCGCACGGCTTCGAGCTGAGCATGGCATCCGGCATGCAGCGCTATGCCGCGCAGCACGGCGACTGGACATTGACCAGCGTATTTCAACCCGTATTCAGCCTCTCGCACATGCGGGCCGTGGGCTACGAGGGCCTGCTGCGCGCCCACGACGGACTCGACCGCCCGGTCGCGCCCGTGGACGTATTCGGCGCCGCGGCGCGCTTAGGCGAGGTCTTGCAGGTGGACCGGCTCGCCCAGGCGCTGCATCTGGAGAACTTCAGGCTGCTCGGCGCGCAGCGCGAGTGGCTCTTCCTCAACGTGCATCCGGGCACGCTCACCGAGCCGTATCACGCGGCGGCGCTGCTCGCCAACCTGCGCCGGCTCGACATTCCGCCGCGCCGCATCGTGCTCGAAGTACTGGAGCAGAGTACGGACGACATCGAACGCCTTGCCGAGTCCGTGCAGGAGTTTCGCGAACGCGGCTTTTTGATCGCGCTCGACGACTTCGGCGCCGGTCATTCGAACCTGGAACGCGTGTGGCAACTGAACCCGGACCTCGTGAAGATCGACCGCATCATGCTGCTGCACGCGTCGCTGCGGCGGGACATGGCGGCGATCCTGCACGGGCTCGTGTCGCTGCTGCATGAAGCGGGCAAGCTCGTGCTGATCGAAGGCGTGGAGACGGAGCACGAAGCGCAACTGGCGCTTTCCTGCGAGGCCGACTTCGTGCAGGGCTTCTTCTTCGCGCGGCCGCATCCGGGCCTTGCCGACGCGTCGCTGGCGGCCACGGTGATCGGCGACGTGACCGAGCGCTACCGCGTGCAGACCGAGGCGCGCGAGCGCAGCACGGCAACCCGCCTCGCGCCGTATCTGCGTGCCTTCGAGCGCGCGGCGGAGCGGCTGGGTGCGGGCGAGCCGCTCGAAGAGGTGTGCTGGAATTTCCTCGCACTCGACGACGCGGCGCGCTGCTTCCTGCTCGACTCGCACGGCCGCCAGGCGGGCCGCAACGTGGTGCTGCGCATGGACCGCGCGCAGCACGAAACACGCTTCTTGCCGCTTTCCGATGCGCAGGGCGCCAACTGGCTGCGCCGTCCTTATTTCCGCGCAGCTATCAGCGAGCCGGGCCGCGTGCACGTGACGAAGCCGTATCTCTCGATCAACGAGGCCATTCCGTGCGTGACGCTCTCCGTCGCCGTGCAGGTGGGCGAGCGGCTGGGCGTGCTGTGCGGCGATATCGACTGGAAAGACGATACGCTCTAGCCGCAGCCCGCAGCCCGCAGCCCGCAGCCCGCAGCCCGCAGCCCGCAGCCCGCAGCCCGGCGATTGACGTTGGCGCTTCAGGTCACTTCGCCACCACGACCGGAATGCCGCGCAGCGTGCCCGCGCCTCTTGCCTGATCGAGTGCCTGTTTGACGTGCTTGCCCGTGGCCGCTTCGATGCCGAGGCGCGCCGCCAGTTCGCGTTCGCTGCGCTTCGCAGCCGCGAGGTTGGCGAGCTTCACGTGCCCGTAGCCGCGCACGCGTGCGTGCAGTGCCGCGAGTTTTGCGATGTCCTCCGAGTCGGCGTTGGCATTGGCATTTGCGTGGCTCGCGGCCAGCTTCGCGAGCGCGCGCCGCATCGTGGCTTCGTAGTCGTGGGCGAGTTCGCGTTCCATGCGGCGTTCCAGCGTGCGGCCGAACGGATCGAACGCCGTGCCGCGCAGGCCACGTACCTTCGCGAGCACGCCGAGCACGGGCCACAGCCACGCGCCGAACTGCATCTTGCGCGGCGGTTCCCCACGCTTCCCATGAGCGAGCACCGGCGGCGCGAGATTGAACTTCACGCGAAAGTCGCGGCCCGCCGTGCCTTCGAACTGCGCTTCCAATGCTTCGCGAAACGCCGGCTGCGTGTGCAGGCGCGCCACTTCGTATTCGTCCTTCACCGCGAGCAGCCGGTAGAACGTGGTGACCACGGCGCGGCTCACGGCTTCATCGCGCGTGCGGTCCGCGGCACGCGCGGCATCCACGAGCGCGCGATAGCGCGCAACGTATCGCGTGCCGCCATAGGCTGAGAGGCGCGCTTCGCGGTCCGCGACGATTTCGTCGAGCGTTTCCACGCGTGCTTCCGACTTCGCGGCGTGGCGCGCTTGCCAGAGTGCTTCGAGCGCGGCCGGGTCCGCGGCGGCGAGACGGCCGATCGAGAATGCCAACTGGTTCGCCTGCACCGCGACGTTGTTCAGTTCGATAGCGCGCATGAGCGCCGCGAACGAAACCGGCACGAGCCCCAGCTGCCAGGCGAAGCCCAGCATCAGAATGTTCGCGCCGATGGTGTCGCCGAGAAAGCGGCTCGCGAGAGCCTGTGCGTCGCACGCGTCGAGCCGGCCGTCGCCTGCCGCGTGGCGCATCTTGGCGAGCAGCGCGTCGGCGTGCAGATTCGCGTCGGGGTTCTGCACGAACGACGCGTTCGGAATGGCGTGCGTGTTGACGACGATGCGCGTGCGATCGTGGCGCACCGTCTGCAACGCATCGGCGCTCGCGCCCACCACCATGTCGCAGGCGAGCAGCACGTCGGCCTGCTGCGTGTCGATGCGCACCTGGTTCAGCCACTCGTCGCGCGCGGCAAAGCGCACGAACGACAGCACCGAGCCGCCCTTCTGCGCGAAGCCCATGAAGTCGAGCACCGATGCGCTTTTGCCCTCCAGATGCGCGGCCATGCTGATGAGCGCGCCCACCGTCACCACGCCCGTGCCGCCCACGCCCGTGACGAGGATGTCGTAGGGCGCGGCGTCGAGCTTCGATGCCGGCACCGGCAGCGCGTTCACGCGTGCGGCGAGCGCATCCACGTCGAATGCGACGCCCGCTGCCTTCTTCAGCTTGCCGCCTTCGATCGTCACGAAGCTCGGGCAAAAGCCGTTCACGCACGAGTAGTCCTTGTTGCACGACGACTGGTCGATGCGGCGCTTGCGGCCCAGCACGGTTTCCACCGGCTCCACGGAAAGGCAGTTCGACTGCACGCCGCAATCGCCGCAGCCTTCGCAGACTTCCTCGTTGATGAAGAGGCGCCGGTCGGGATCGGGGAATTCGCCCTTCTTACGGCGGCGCCGTTTTTCCGCGGCGCAGGTCTGGTCGTAGATCAGCACCGTTACGCCGCTCGTGTCGCGCAATTCGCGCTGCACGGTGTCCATTTCGCGGCGATGGTGGAACGTCGTGCCCCTCGGAAAGAGGTCGTGATGGCCGTCGTACTTTTCGGGCTCGTCGCTTACCACGACGAAGCGCGACACGCCTTCGGCTTCCACCTGGCGCGCGATCTGCGGCACGGAGATGCTGCCGTCCACGGGCTGGCCGCCCGTCATCGCCACCGCGTCGTTGTAGAGGATCTTGTAGGTGATGTTCGCCTTCGCGGCCACCGCCTGGCGAATCGCGAGAATGCCCGAATGGAAGTAGGTGCCGTCGCCCAGGTTCTGGAACACGTGGCGCGTGTTCGTGAACATGGAATGCGAGGCCCAGTCCACGCCTTCGCCGCCCATCTGGATCAGACCCGTCGTGTCGCGGTCCATCCACGACGCCATGAAGTGACAGCCGATGCCCGCCTGCGCGACGGACCCTTGGGGCACCTTCGTCGACGTGTTGTGCGGGCAGCCCGAGCAGAAGTACGGCGTGCGCTTCACGCCGTCGGCTTCGTTGGAGAGAATCTGCGGCGCGACGAGGTCGACCACGCGGTTGCGCCGGTCGAGTGCGGGCTTGTGGCGCGCGAGCCAGTCCGCGAACACGGGCAGGATGCGCGAGGGGCGCAGTTCGCCCAATGCCGAAAGCAGCGGCGCGCCGTCGGCCGCGTGCTTGCCGAGCACGCGCGGACGGGCGCCCGCTTCGCGGTTGTAGAGGGAGTCCTTGATCTGCTGTTCGACCACGGGCCCCTTTTCTTCGATCACGAGCACGTCGGTCAGGCCCGACACGAAGGCGTTGATGCGCGAAAGTTCGAGCGGAAACGACAGGCCCACCTTGTAGATGCGCACGCCCGCCGCGTCCAGATCGCTCACCGTGAGATCGAGCCGGCGCAACGCTTCCATGAGATCGAGATGCGCCTTGCCGCAGGTCACGATGCCCACGTTCGCGTGCGGGCTGGGCGCGATCCAGCGGTCGATGCTGTTCGTGCGCGCGAAGTGGCGCACGGCGTCGAGCTTCGCCGCCAGCCGCGCTTCGATGGCGAGGCTCGGCAGGTCGGGCCAGCGGTTGTGCAGGCCGCCTGCGGGAGGCTCGAAACCGGCGGGCGCGGGCCAGTGCGTGTGCAGCGCGTCGAGGTCCACCGTGGAGCCGGATTCGACTGTCTCCGAAATCGCCTTGAAGCCGACCCATGCACCCGAGAAGCGCGATAGCGCCCAGCCGTACAGGCCGAATTCGAGCATGTCCGCGATATTCGACGGATTCACGATGGGCATGTGCCACGCCATCATCGCGAAGTCGCTCTGATGCGGCATGGACGACGACACGCAGCCGTGATCGTCGCCGGCCACCACCAGCACGCCGCCGTGCGGCGACGAACCGTAGGCGTTGCCGTGCTTGAGCGCATCGCCCGCGCGGTCCACGCCCGGGCCCTTGCCGTACCACATGGCGAACACGCCGTCGACGTTGCGCTCGGGGTCGCCTTCCACGCGCTGCGTGCCGAGCACGGCAGTGCCGCCCAGTTCCTCGTTGATGGCGGGCAGAAAGCGCACGCCGGCGCCGTCCAGCAGCTTCTTTGCCTTCCACAGTTGCTGGTCCACCATGCCGAGCGGCGAGCCGCGATAGCCGCTGATGAAGCCCGCGGTATTCAGACCTGCGGCGCGGTCGAGCGCGGCCTGCATGAGCGCGAGGCGCACCAGTGCCTGCGTGCCGGTGAGGAAGATGCGGCCGCGCGTGGCGGCGAGGTTGTCGGTGAGGCGATAGTCGGCAAGCGGCGTGGGCGACTTCGGCGGCAGGCTCTCGTCGGGCAGACGGGCGGTCATGAAGCGTCTCCTTGTTATGCGTGTCGCGCGCGCTGGCTGTGGGTGCCGCGCCGCGCGAGAAGAGACCTTATTTTTTCGCGCCGATGAAGGAATGTTTTTGCTATCTCGGCATGCGGCGCGTCGAACATCGCAACGAGCCGGACGATTGCGCCGCGATTTGAGCGGGATTTGCCGCGTGCTGCGTTTTACGCGGCCGCTATGCCTGATCCGCAGGGGCAACGTCGTGCACGCCGAGCGGCACGACGTCGTGGAATCGCGCGTAGTCGATATGGCTCACGCCAT
It encodes the following:
- a CDS encoding indolepyruvate ferredoxin oxidoreductase family protein — its product is MTARLPDESLPPKSPTPLADYRLTDNLAATRGRIFLTGTQALVRLALMQAALDRAAGLNTAGFISGYRGSPLGMVDQQLWKAKKLLDGAGVRFLPAINEELGGTAVLGTQRVEGDPERNVDGVFAMWYGKGPGVDRAGDALKHGNAYGSSPHGGVLVVAGDDHGCVSSSMPHQSDFAMMAWHMPIVNPSNIADMLEFGLYGWALSRFSGAWVGFKAISETVESGSTVDLDALHTHWPAPAGFEPPAGGLHNRWPDLPSLAIEARLAAKLDAVRHFARTNSIDRWIAPSPHANVGIVTCGKAHLDLMEALRRLDLTVSDLDAAGVRIYKVGLSFPLELSRINAFVSGLTDVLVIEEKGPVVEQQIKDSLYNREAGARPRVLGKHAADGAPLLSALGELRPSRILPVFADWLARHKPALDRRNRVVDLVAPQILSNEADGVKRTPYFCSGCPHNTSTKVPQGSVAQAGIGCHFMASWMDRDTTGLIQMGGEGVDWASHSMFTNTRHVFQNLGDGTYFHSGILAIRQAVAAKANITYKILYNDAVAMTGGQPVDGSISVPQIARQVEAEGVSRFVVVSDEPEKYDGHHDLFPRGTTFHHRREMDTVQRELRDTSGVTVLIYDQTCAAEKRRRRKKGEFPDPDRRLFINEEVCEGCGDCGVQSNCLSVEPVETVLGRKRRIDQSSCNKDYSCVNGFCPSFVTIEGGKLKKAAGVAFDVDALAARVNALPVPASKLDAAPYDILVTGVGGTGVVTVGALISMAAHLEGKSASVLDFMGFAQKGGSVLSFVRFAARDEWLNQVRIDTQQADVLLACDMVVGASADALQTVRHDRTRIVVNTHAIPNASFVQNPDANLHADALLAKMRHAAGDGRLDACDAQALASRFLGDTIGANILMLGFAWQLGLVPVSFAALMRAIELNNVAVQANQLAFSIGRLAAADPAALEALWQARHAAKSEARVETLDEIVADREARLSAYGGTRYVARYRALVDAARAADRTRDEAVSRAVVTTFYRLLAVKDEYEVARLHTQPAFREALEAQFEGTAGRDFRVKFNLAPPVLAHGKRGEPPRKMQFGAWLWPVLGVLAKVRGLRGTAFDPFGRTLERRMERELAHDYEATMRRALAKLAASHANANANADSEDIAKLAALHARVRGYGHVKLANLAAAKRSERELAARLGIEAATGKHVKQALDQARGAGTLRGIPVVVAK
- a CDS encoding Na+/H+ antiporter, with protein sequence METVFVVLILLLAVALSGALVRVLPFTLPLPLVQIALGAVLAWPRLHVDVTFDPEIFMLLFVPPLLFGDGWRIPKREFFMQRRAILMLALGLVFATVLAVGYFIHALVPVISLPVAFALAAVLSPTDAVALSAIAGKGRIPAQLMHILEGEALMNDASGLVALKFAVAAALTGVFSLHEASLSFLVIAAGGLAVGIAIGWIFAFAFARFFALSADGDPAPGVIMTMLVPFASYLLAEHFGWSGVLAAVSAGMTMNSTDFAHSGPVSARVRGASTWTMLEFVFNGMVFTLLGLEFPLIIGKALVDAHHAGRAQFWQLIGYVAAVLAALYAIRFVWVWLLRWFASRSAAKHGVANAVPGLRTVSITTFAGVRGAITLAGALSLPVALSDGQPLPGRDTAIFIASGVIFVSLIVAVVALPLLLRGVTLRGRDPHAAEERAARTLAAQAAIRAVDQQHEKVCADLDEAEAASATDVAARVMDIYRRRLATLGDDDAGKRAEARRAEALELQMRLAAMRAERAALLAQRNEQKINDETLNKLMREVDWSETALTSRGRGHE
- a CDS encoding EAL domain-containing protein — its product is MTIEQQERTFAVPHGFELSMASGMQRYAAQHGDWTLTSVFQPVFSLSHMRAVGYEGLLRAHDGLDRPVAPVDVFGAAARLGEVLQVDRLAQALHLENFRLLGAQREWLFLNVHPGTLTEPYHAAALLANLRRLDIPPRRIVLEVLEQSTDDIERLAESVQEFRERGFLIALDDFGAGHSNLERVWQLNPDLVKIDRIMLLHASLRRDMAAILHGLVSLLHEAGKLVLIEGVETEHEAQLALSCEADFVQGFFFARPHPGLADASLAATVIGDVTERYRVQTEARERSTATRLAPYLRAFERAAERLGAGEPLEEVCWNFLALDDAARCFLLDSHGRQAGRNVVLRMDRAQHETRFLPLSDAQGANWLRRPYFRAAISEPGRVHVTKPYLSINEAIPCVTLSVAVQVGERLGVLCGDIDWKDDTL
- a CDS encoding solute carrier family 23 protein; the protein is MSDSYFPRWRTQPGAAHRVVATDERLPWPQMLAMGVQHVVAMFGATVLAPLLMGFDPNLCIFMSGIGTLIFFVIVGGRVPSYLGSSFAFIGLVIAVTGYSGHGPNPNIPLALGGIVACGVVYAVIGLIVSAVGTQWIETLMPPVVTGAIVAVIGLNLAPIAVKGVSGSSFDSWMALVTVLCVGGVAVFARGMLQRLLILVGLIIAYVIYAVVTNGLGLGKPIDFAVVANAAWFGMPHFAAPVFDAHAVTLLAPIAVILVAENLGHIKAVSAMTGQNLDRYIGRAFIGDGLATVVSGFAGGTGVTTYAENIGVMAVTKIYSTLVFVVAAVIALVLGFSPKFGAVIQTIPGPVLGGVSIVVFGLIAVTGARIWVVNKVDFSDNRNLIVAAVTLVLGAGDFSLKLGNFGLGGIGTATFGAIILYALLRRKPAQQAAV